A window of the Microvirga terrae genome harbors these coding sequences:
- a CDS encoding DMT family transporter — protein sequence MDRAKSGWVSGFVGVLIFSGSLPATRVAVADFDPLFLTLARACIAGILGAALLLILRQNRPARADLAALGIVSMGVVIGFPLLTALALRHITSAHSIVFIGLLPLATAVFGVLRGGERPQPAFWVFSTLGGAMVAGFSLLQGFSASAAGDLLMVGAVLLCGLGYAEGATLARRLGGWQVISWALVLSVPVTGPLTLLTWPDSLSGIGTPAWLGLAYVSLFSMLIGFVFWYRGLALGGIAGVGQLQLLQPFLGLLWAAALLHETVGWSMIAATLAVIGCVAGAKRFAKPERAGVPLVPEVRTGTRS from the coding sequence ATGGACCGGGCGAAGTCAGGATGGGTCAGCGGGTTCGTCGGCGTGCTGATCTTCAGCGGCTCGCTGCCGGCAACCCGCGTCGCCGTGGCCGATTTCGATCCGCTGTTCCTGACCCTGGCGCGGGCCTGCATCGCCGGGATCCTCGGAGCGGCCCTGCTCCTGATCCTGCGCCAGAATCGCCCTGCCCGCGCCGACCTTGCCGCCCTCGGCATCGTCTCGATGGGAGTCGTGATCGGCTTTCCGCTCCTGACCGCCTTGGCGCTTCGGCACATCACGTCCGCCCACTCGATCGTGTTCATCGGCCTCCTGCCGCTGGCGACGGCCGTGTTCGGGGTGCTGCGGGGCGGCGAGCGGCCGCAGCCGGCCTTCTGGGTCTTCTCCACGCTCGGCGGAGCGATGGTGGCCGGGTTCTCGCTGCTCCAGGGCTTCTCGGCCTCGGCGGCCGGTGATCTGCTGATGGTAGGGGCGGTTCTACTCTGCGGCCTCGGCTACGCCGAGGGCGCGACGCTGGCGCGCCGGCTCGGCGGCTGGCAGGTCATTTCCTGGGCCCTTGTCCTGTCCGTGCCCGTCACGGGTCCGCTGACACTTCTCACTTGGCCCGATTCCCTGAGCGGCATCGGCACACCGGCATGGCTCGGACTCGCCTACGTGTCCCTGTTCTCCATGCTGATCGGATTCGTGTTCTGGTACCGTGGCCTTGCTTTGGGGGGCATTGCCGGCGTGGGGCAGCTGCAGCTGCTGCAGCCCTTCCTTGGCCTCCTCTGGGCGGCCGCCCTTCTGCACGAGACGGTCGGCTGGTCGATGATCGCCGCCACGCTCGCGGTGATCGGCTGCGTGGCCGGCGCCAAGAGGTTCGCAAAGCCCGAAAGGGCCGGCGTCCCGCTCGTTCCGGAGGTCCGAACGGGCACTCGCTCCTGA
- a CDS encoding tautomerase family protein encodes MPLIRISLRNGKSPAYRKALADGVYRALRETFNVPEDDLFVTVSEHEGDNFFYGASYLDIERSDDLVIIQLTVSNTRTVDQKKALFKRIVEKLGAEPGLRPEDVFINLIEVEKENWSFGHGIAQYAQGN; translated from the coding sequence ATGCCGCTCATCCGCATTTCGCTCCGAAACGGCAAGTCGCCCGCCTATCGCAAGGCGCTGGCGGACGGGGTCTATCGCGCCCTTCGTGAGACCTTTAACGTCCCCGAGGACGATCTCTTCGTCACCGTCAGCGAGCACGAGGGCGACAATTTCTTCTACGGGGCGAGCTATCTCGACATCGAGCGGAGCGACGATCTCGTCATCATCCAGCTCACCGTCAGCAACACGCGGACCGTCGATCAGAAGAAGGCTCTTTTCAAGCGCATCGTCGAGAAACTGGGCGCGGAGCCCGGCCTTCGCCCCGAGGATGTGTTCATCAACCTGATCGAAGTCGAAAAGGAAAACTGGTCCTTCGGTCACGGCATCGCGCAATACGCGCAGGGGAACTAG
- the lpdA gene encoding dihydrolipoyl dehydrogenase yields the protein MANQYDIIVIGGGPGGYVAAIRAAQLGFKTAVVEREHLGGICLNWGCIPTKALLRSAEIYHYMEHAKDYGLSAQGIGFDAAAIVNRSRGVSGRLNGGVGMLLKKNKVDVIWGEATISKVGEVVVTAPKKPAMQPQNPVPKGVLEPGTYQAKNIIVATGARPRALPGIEPDGKLIWTYFEAMVPPSMPKSLIVMGSGAIGIEFASFYRTMGVDVTVVEVMPQILPVEDAEIAALARKRFEKQGMKIFSGAKVTKVEKGANSITATIDDGKGGTQTITAERMISAVGVVGNIENLGLEKLGVKIERGVVVTDGLGRTNVPGIYAIGDVAGPPMLAHKAEHEGVICVETIKGLHAHAIDKAKIPGCTYCNPQIASVGLTEAKAKEQGYDIRVGRFPFIGNGKAIALGEPDGLVKTIFDKKTGQLLGAHLVGAEVTELIQGFVIAMNLETTEEDLIHAVFPHPTLSETMHESVMDAYDRVIHI from the coding sequence ATGGCAAACCAGTACGACATCATCGTCATCGGCGGCGGGCCGGGGGGCTATGTGGCGGCGATCCGCGCGGCCCAGCTCGGGTTCAAGACCGCGGTCGTCGAGCGCGAGCATCTCGGCGGCATCTGCCTCAACTGGGGCTGCATCCCGACCAAGGCGCTCCTGCGTTCGGCCGAGATCTACCATTACATGGAGCACGCCAAGGATTACGGCCTCTCGGCTCAGGGCATCGGCTTCGATGCGGCCGCCATCGTCAACCGGTCGCGGGGCGTCTCCGGGCGCCTGAACGGCGGCGTCGGCATGCTGCTGAAGAAGAACAAGGTCGACGTGATCTGGGGCGAGGCGACGATCTCAAAGGTCGGCGAGGTCGTCGTGACCGCGCCGAAGAAGCCCGCCATGCAGCCGCAGAACCCGGTGCCGAAGGGCGTGCTGGAGCCCGGCACCTACCAGGCCAAGAACATCATCGTGGCGACCGGCGCACGGCCCAGGGCGCTGCCGGGCATCGAACCGGACGGCAAGCTGATCTGGACCTATTTCGAGGCCATGGTGCCGCCTTCCATGCCGAAGTCGCTCATCGTCATGGGCTCGGGCGCCATCGGCATCGAGTTCGCCTCCTTCTACCGCACCATGGGCGTGGACGTGACCGTGGTCGAGGTCATGCCGCAGATCCTGCCGGTGGAGGATGCGGAGATCGCCGCGCTCGCCCGCAAGCGCTTCGAGAAGCAGGGCATGAAGATCTTCTCCGGCGCCAAGGTCACGAAGGTCGAGAAGGGCGCGAACTCGATCACGGCCACCATCGACGACGGCAAGGGCGGCACGCAGACGATCACCGCCGAGCGGATGATCTCGGCGGTCGGCGTGGTCGGCAACATCGAGAATCTCGGTCTCGAGAAGCTCGGAGTGAAGATCGAACGGGGCGTCGTGGTCACGGACGGTCTCGGGCGCACCAACGTGCCCGGCATCTACGCCATCGGCGACGTGGCCGGCCCCCCGATGCTGGCCCACAAGGCCGAGCACGAGGGCGTCATCTGCGTCGAGACCATCAAGGGCCTGCATGCCCATGCCATTGACAAGGCGAAGATCCCGGGCTGCACCTATTGCAACCCGCAGATCGCCTCCGTGGGGCTCACCGAGGCCAAGGCGAAGGAGCAGGGCTACGACATTCGCGTCGGCCGCTTCCCGTTCATCGGCAACGGCAAGGCGATCGCGCTCGGCGAGCCCGACGGCTTGGTGAAGACGATTTTCGACAAGAAGACCGGCCAGCTGCTCGGCGCCCACCTGGTCGGCGCGGAAGTGACCGAGCTGATCCAGGGCTTCGTGATCGCCATGAACCTGGAGACCACGGAAGAAGACCTGATCCACGCCGTCTTCCCGCACCCGACCCTGTCCGAAACCATGCACGAGAGCGTCATGGACGCCTATGACCGCGTGATCCACATCTGA
- a CDS encoding DUF5076 domain-containing protein, whose product MTERKFEALNVPPDALEKGGVEILRASVVDGAVSIALRRAFDDPFTWGVLLVDLARHAARVYAMETEFSEEEALAEITAGIQAELDDPSDPGSTQAIN is encoded by the coding sequence ATGACCGAACGGAAATTCGAAGCCCTCAACGTTCCGCCCGATGCCCTCGAAAAGGGGGGTGTCGAGATCCTGAGGGCTTCGGTGGTCGACGGGGCGGTGAGCATCGCGCTGCGCCGCGCCTTCGACGATCCGTTCACCTGGGGCGTTCTCCTGGTGGACCTCGCCCGTCACGCCGCGCGCGTCTACGCCATGGAAACCGAGTTCTCCGAGGAGGAGGCTCTCGCCGAGATCACGGCTGGCATCCAGGCCGAGCTCGACGATCCGAGCGATCCGGGCTCGACGCAGGCGATCAATTAA
- a CDS encoding pyruvate dehydrogenase complex E1 component subunit beta, protein MAIDILMPALSPTMEQGKLAKWLKKEGDQVKPGDVLAEIETDKATMEVEAIDEGVLAKILISDGTDNVAVNTPIAILAGEGEDVSAAASSAKAPAGPATEAQPAPTPDMEREGMADRPSPDSIPGTDAKPVAEPAAPYVIQTRTAHDAMAEIPEGTEMVSMTVREALRDAMAEEMRKDDTVFVMGEEVAEYQGAYKVTQGLLQEFGAKRVIDTPITEHGFAGVGVGAAFTGLRPVVEFMTFNFAMQAIDQIINSAAKTLYMSGGQLGAPIVFRGPNGAAARVAAQHSQDFAAWYSQVPGLKVVAPYSASDAKGLLKSAIRDPNPVVFLENEILYGQSFPVPKLDDFTVPIGKARIHRQGKDVTIVSFSIGMTYALKAADELAKEGIEAEVIDLRTIRPMDTDTIVASVMKTGRCVTVEEGYPQSGVGAEIAMRIMENAFDYLDAPVIRVTGKDVPMPYAANLEKLALPSVAEVVQAAKAVCYR, encoded by the coding sequence ATGGCGATCGATATTCTCATGCCTGCCCTCTCGCCCACCATGGAGCAGGGCAAATTGGCCAAATGGCTGAAAAAGGAAGGCGATCAGGTCAAGCCCGGCGACGTGCTGGCCGAGATCGAGACCGACAAGGCCACCATGGAGGTCGAGGCGATCGACGAGGGAGTCCTCGCCAAGATCCTCATCTCCGACGGCACGGACAATGTGGCCGTGAACACTCCCATCGCGATCCTGGCCGGCGAGGGTGAGGATGTGTCCGCCGCCGCGTCGTCGGCGAAGGCCCCCGCCGGTCCGGCCACGGAAGCCCAGCCCGCACCGACGCCCGACATGGAACGCGAAGGCATGGCCGACCGGCCATCGCCGGACTCGATCCCGGGTACGGACGCTAAACCGGTTGCAGAGCCGGCCGCTCCTTACGTGATCCAGACCCGCACGGCGCACGACGCCATGGCGGAGATCCCGGAAGGGACCGAGATGGTCTCCATGACGGTCCGCGAGGCGCTTCGCGACGCCATGGCGGAGGAGATGCGCAAGGACGACACAGTGTTCGTCATGGGCGAAGAGGTGGCCGAGTACCAGGGCGCCTACAAGGTCACGCAGGGACTCCTGCAGGAATTCGGCGCCAAGCGGGTGATCGACACGCCGATCACCGAACACGGCTTTGCCGGCGTGGGGGTCGGCGCCGCCTTCACGGGCCTGCGCCCGGTCGTCGAGTTCATGACCTTCAACTTCGCCATGCAGGCGATCGACCAGATCATCAACTCGGCCGCCAAGACCCTCTACATGTCCGGCGGCCAGCTCGGTGCACCGATCGTGTTCCGCGGACCCAACGGGGCCGCCGCCCGCGTGGCCGCCCAGCACAGCCAGGACTTCGCGGCCTGGTATTCTCAGGTTCCGGGCCTCAAGGTCGTGGCGCCTTACTCGGCTTCGGATGCGAAGGGTCTCCTCAAGAGTGCCATCCGCGATCCGAACCCGGTGGTCTTCCTGGAGAACGAGATTCTTTACGGCCAGTCCTTTCCGGTGCCGAAGCTTGACGACTTTACGGTTCCGATCGGCAAGGCGCGCATCCACCGCCAGGGCAAGGACGTCACCATCGTGTCCTTCTCCATCGGCATGACCTACGCGCTGAAGGCGGCCGACGAACTGGCCAAGGAAGGGATCGAGGCGGAGGTCATCGACCTGCGCACGATCCGCCCGATGGACACCGATACGATCGTCGCATCGGTCATGAAGACCGGCCGCTGCGTCACGGTGGAAGAGGGCTATCCGCAATCGGGCGTCGGCGCCGAGATCGCCATGCGCATCATGGAAAATGCGTTCGACTATCTCGACGCCCCCGTGATCCGCGTCACCGGCAAGGACGTGCCCATGCCCTACGCGGCCAACCTCGAGAAGCTCGCGCTCCCGTCGGTGGCCGAAGTGGTGCAGGCGGCGAAGGCCGTTTGCTACAGGTGA
- a CDS encoding pyruvate dehydrogenase complex dihydrolipoamide acetyltransferase translates to MPINILMPALSPTMEKGNLAKWLKKEGDTVKSGDVIAEIETDKATMEVEAVDEGILAKIVVPEGTADVPVNQLIALIAGEGEDPKSVTAPSTGGSAPAPAPKAEAAPAPAAPAAAPQPQANAIPGDASAHMSYARVDQAPTGPAQAAKADGAGQQAGGNRVFASPLAKRIAKEAGVDLASVRGSGPHGRIVEKDVRAALQGGGAKPAAAPAAAAAAPAPAAKPAAPQLASSMGADQVKAMFEAGTYEEVPLDGMRKTIAKRLVESKQTVPHFYLALDCELDALMALREQINNAAGKDKDGKPAYKLSVNDFVIKALAIALQRVPAANAVWAEDRILKMKHSDVGVAVAIEGGLFTPVVRRAEQKTLTAISAEVKDMAGRARNRRLKPEEYTGGSTAVSNLGMYGIKDFQAVINPPHGTILAVGAGEQRVVVKNGAPAVVQAMTVTLSCDHRVVDGALGAELLAAFKQLIESPMGMLV, encoded by the coding sequence ATGCCCATCAATATCCTGATGCCCGCCCTGTCTCCCACCATGGAAAAGGGCAACCTTGCCAAGTGGCTGAAGAAGGAAGGCGACACGGTGAAGTCCGGCGATGTCATCGCCGAGATCGAAACCGACAAGGCCACCATGGAGGTGGAAGCCGTCGATGAAGGCATTCTCGCCAAGATCGTCGTTCCGGAAGGCACGGCCGATGTTCCGGTCAACCAGCTCATTGCCCTGATCGCCGGCGAGGGCGAGGACCCGAAGAGCGTCACGGCTCCGTCTACGGGCGGTTCCGCTCCGGCACCCGCGCCCAAGGCGGAAGCCGCACCGGCTCCGGCCGCTCCCGCGGCGGCGCCTCAGCCGCAGGCCAATGCCATTCCCGGCGACGCCTCGGCTCACATGTCCTATGCCCGGGTCGACCAGGCGCCGACCGGTCCCGCGCAGGCTGCAAAGGCCGATGGGGCAGGGCAGCAGGCTGGCGGCAATCGCGTCTTCGCCTCGCCGCTGGCCAAGCGCATCGCGAAGGAAGCCGGTGTCGACCTCGCCTCGGTCCGGGGTTCGGGCCCGCATGGCCGCATCGTCGAGAAGGACGTTCGCGCGGCGCTTCAGGGCGGAGGCGCGAAGCCTGCCGCCGCCCCGGCGGCTGCGGCCGCCGCGCCCGCGCCGGCGGCCAAGCCGGCGGCCCCGCAGCTCGCGTCGAGCATGGGCGCCGACCAGGTCAAGGCCATGTTCGAGGCGGGCACCTACGAGGAGGTGCCGCTCGACGGCATGCGCAAGACCATCGCCAAGCGCCTCGTCGAGTCGAAGCAGACGGTGCCGCATTTCTACCTGGCGCTCGACTGCGAGCTCGACGCGCTCATGGCCCTGCGCGAGCAGATCAACAACGCGGCCGGGAAGGACAAGGACGGCAAGCCCGCCTACAAGCTCTCGGTCAATGACTTCGTCATCAAGGCGCTCGCCATCGCGCTCCAGCGCGTGCCGGCTGCCAATGCGGTCTGGGCCGAGGACCGTATCCTGAAGATGAAGCACTCGGACGTGGGCGTGGCGGTCGCGATCGAGGGCGGCCTGTTCACCCCGGTCGTGCGCAGGGCCGAGCAGAAGACCCTCACGGCCATCTCGGCCGAGGTCAAGGACATGGCGGGCCGGGCCCGCAACCGCCGCCTGAAGCCGGAGGAATACACCGGCGGCTCGACGGCAGTGTCGAACCTCGGCATGTACGGCATCAAGGACTTCCAGGCCGTCATCAACCCGCCCCACGGGACGATCCTCGCGGTCGGCGCCGGCGAGCAGCGTGTGGTGGTGAAGAACGGCGCACCGGCGGTCGTGCAGGCCATGACCGTAACGCTGTCCTGCGACCACCGGGTGGTCGACGGGGCGCTCGGAGCGGAGCTGCTGGCGGCGTTCAAGCAGCTCATCGAGAGCCCGATGGGCATGCTGGTCTAG
- a CDS encoding dicarboxylate/amino acid:cation symporter, with amino-acid sequence MTSVAIRDEVGASRSRRKPWYKVLYIQVLIAIFLGILVGWLFPDLAKSDWIKALGDGFIKLIKMVIAPIIFCTVVSGIAHIQDAKKVGRVGIKALVYFEVVSTFALIIGLLVGNIVKPGAGFAGTPDPAAVAGYAKQAAEQKPVDFLLHIIPDSVVGAFAQGDILQVLLFAILFGFALLVLGDRGATVRNLIDDVAHGMFGVIAIIMKAAPIGAFGAMAFTVGRYGPSALGNLFGLIVTFYATAALFIFVVLGAIARIAGFSIFKFIGYIKDELLIVLGTSSSESALPQLMEKLERLGCSKSVVGLVVPTGYSFNLDGTNIYMTLATLFIAQALGYELTLSQQLTILLVALLTSKGASGVTGAGFITLAATLAVVNPALVPGMAIILGIDKFMSEVRALTNITGNGVAAVVVAWWEGELDRGKLNAGLNREVDPSDIETAVTTD; translated from the coding sequence ATGACAAGCGTCGCAATAAGGGACGAGGTCGGGGCCTCGCGGTCTCGCAGGAAGCCCTGGTACAAGGTCCTCTACATCCAGGTTCTGATCGCCATCTTTCTCGGCATTCTCGTCGGCTGGCTGTTCCCCGATCTGGCCAAGAGCGACTGGATCAAGGCCCTCGGCGACGGCTTCATCAAGCTGATCAAGATGGTCATCGCGCCGATCATCTTCTGCACGGTGGTGTCCGGGATCGCCCACATCCAGGATGCCAAGAAGGTGGGGCGCGTCGGCATCAAGGCCCTCGTCTATTTCGAAGTGGTGTCGACCTTCGCGCTCATCATCGGCCTTCTCGTCGGCAATATCGTGAAGCCGGGTGCAGGCTTCGCCGGTACGCCTGACCCAGCCGCGGTCGCCGGCTACGCCAAGCAGGCCGCGGAGCAGAAGCCGGTCGATTTCCTCCTGCACATCATCCCCGACAGCGTCGTCGGGGCCTTCGCCCAGGGTGACATCCTCCAGGTTCTGCTGTTCGCGATCCTCTTTGGTTTCGCCCTTCTGGTGCTCGGCGACCGGGGCGCGACGGTCCGCAACCTCATCGACGATGTAGCCCATGGCATGTTCGGGGTCATCGCCATCATCATGAAGGCGGCCCCGATCGGAGCCTTCGGGGCCATGGCCTTCACGGTCGGACGCTATGGCCCCTCGGCCCTGGGAAACCTCTTCGGCCTGATCGTGACGTTCTATGCCACGGCGGCCCTGTTCATCTTCGTCGTGCTGGGAGCGATTGCCCGGATCGCGGGCTTCAGCATCTTCAAGTTCATCGGCTACATCAAGGACGAGCTGCTGATCGTGCTCGGCACGAGCTCGTCGGAGAGCGCCCTGCCGCAGCTCATGGAGAAGCTCGAACGGCTCGGCTGCTCCAAGTCGGTGGTGGGCCTGGTGGTCCCCACCGGCTACTCGTTCAACCTCGACGGCACCAACATCTACATGACGCTGGCGACCCTGTTCATCGCGCAGGCCCTGGGCTACGAGCTCACCCTCAGCCAGCAGCTCACCATCCTGCTCGTGGCGCTGCTCACCTCGAAAGGGGCCAGCGGCGTCACCGGGGCGGGCTTCATCACGCTCGCCGCGACCCTGGCCGTCGTGAACCCGGCGCTCGTCCCGGGGATGGCGATCATCCTCGGCATCGACAAGTTCATGAGCGAGGTGCGCGCCCTCACCAACATCACCGGCAACGGTGTCGCGGCCGTCGTCGTCGCCTGGTGGGAGGGGGAACTGGACCGCGGCAAGCTCAATGCGGGCCTCAACCGGGAGGTGGACCCATCCGACATCGAGACCGCGGTCACGACGGATTGA
- a CDS encoding PLP-dependent aminotransferase family protein gives MQAVRAKIASRSLNPGAKLPSIRGLATAMRVSKSTVVEAYDRLAAEGVIRSRPGSGFFSAAPSAPLSLAELAPRLDRAIDPFWVSRQSLEAGPGMLKPGCGWLPAEWMPDEDIRRALRHLARTRDNGRLTDYGTPLGLPALRQFLSRRMADQGFHAGPDQIMLTESGTQAIDLVSRLLLQPGDAVLVDDPCYFNFLALLRAHQAKIVGVSYTSEGPDLLAFEAALAEHRPRLYITNSGLHNPTGATVRAATAHKVLKLAEAYGALIVEDDIFADFEVDAAPRLAALDGLDRVVRIGSFSKTLSASFRCGYIAARTDWIDRLVDLRIATGFASTPLSQDLVFNVLGSSTYRKYLDGLRVRLAKARADTVRRLRELGIEPWLEPEAGMLLWCRLPDGLNAADVARRALQDGVVLAPGNVFSLSQSAGDFMRFNVAQCTDERVFQVLQRAMRTTP, from the coding sequence ATGCAGGCGGTCCGCGCCAAGATTGCGAGCCGGTCCCTGAATCCCGGCGCGAAGCTGCCGTCGATCCGCGGTCTCGCGACGGCTATGCGCGTGTCCAAGTCCACGGTCGTCGAGGCCTATGACCGGCTGGCGGCGGAAGGCGTCATCAGGTCGAGACCGGGCTCCGGCTTCTTCAGCGCGGCGCCATCGGCTCCCCTGTCCCTTGCGGAGCTCGCGCCCCGTCTCGATCGGGCGATCGACCCGTTCTGGGTGTCCCGGCAATCCCTGGAAGCGGGGCCAGGCATGCTGAAGCCCGGCTGCGGATGGCTTCCCGCCGAATGGATGCCCGACGAGGACATCCGCCGCGCCCTTCGTCATCTCGCACGGACCAGGGACAACGGGAGACTGACGGATTACGGCACGCCACTCGGTCTGCCGGCCTTGCGTCAGTTTCTGTCGCGCCGCATGGCCGATCAGGGCTTTCATGCCGGTCCGGACCAGATCATGCTGACGGAATCCGGCACCCAGGCGATCGATCTCGTGTCCCGGCTCCTGCTGCAGCCGGGCGATGCGGTCCTGGTGGATGATCCCTGCTATTTCAACTTCCTGGCCCTTCTGCGAGCCCATCAGGCGAAGATCGTCGGCGTCTCCTATACGTCGGAGGGGCCCGATCTCCTGGCCTTCGAGGCGGCGCTCGCCGAGCACCGGCCCCGTCTCTACATCACCAATTCCGGTCTCCATAACCCGACCGGCGCCACTGTGAGGGCGGCGACCGCCCACAAGGTTCTGAAGCTTGCGGAAGCCTATGGCGCCCTCATCGTCGAGGACGACATCTTCGCCGATTTCGAGGTGGACGCGGCGCCGCGCCTTGCGGCCCTCGACGGGCTCGACCGGGTGGTGCGGATCGGGAGCTTCTCCAAGACGCTGTCGGCCTCCTTCCGGTGCGGCTATATCGCTGCAAGGACGGACTGGATCGACAGGCTGGTCGACCTCAGGATCGCCACGGGTTTCGCGAGCACACCGCTGTCGCAGGACCTCGTCTTCAACGTCCTCGGCAGCAGCACCTACCGAAAGTACCTGGATGGACTTCGAGTTCGGCTTGCGAAGGCGAGGGCGGACACCGTCCGGCGGCTGCGAGAGCTCGGCATCGAGCCATGGCTCGAACCCGAGGCCGGCATGCTGCTCTGGTGCCGCCTGCCGGACGGCCTGAACGCCGCCGACGTGGCGCGGCGAGCGCTTCAGGACGGCGTGGTCCTCGCCCCCGGCAATGTCTTCAGCCTCTCGCAATCCGCCGGCGATTTCATGCGGTTCAACGTCGCCCAATGCACGGATGAGCGCGTGTTCCAGGTCCTCCAGAGGGCGATGCGGACCACACCCTGA
- the pdhA gene encoding pyruvate dehydrogenase (acetyl-transferring) E1 component subunit alpha, with protein sequence MAVAARKAGRAGAGAANKTTPSKGSKSGATPNSPQFEKSQDLSAYNDMLLIRRFEEKSGQMYGMGLIGGFCHLYIGQEAVVVGMQMATTDGDQVITGYRDHGHMLACGMDAKGVMAELTGRRGGLSKGKGGSMHMFSKEKHFYGGHGIVGAQVSLGTGIAFANHYRENGNVCLTYFGDGAANQGQVYESFNMAALWKLPVVYVIENNRYAMGTAVTRASAQTDFSKRGLSFGIPGEQVDGMDVRAVYAAGQRAIEHARTGKGPYILEMQTYRYRGHSMSDPAKYRTKDEVTRMREEYDPIEQVRRRLLESWKLSEDELKAIDSKVREIVNEAAEFATHDPEPDPSELYTDILL encoded by the coding sequence ATGGCTGTTGCTGCCCGCAAGGCGGGCCGTGCCGGTGCAGGCGCGGCTAACAAGACTACCCCCAGCAAAGGCTCCAAGAGCGGAGCGACCCCCAACTCCCCACAATTCGAGAAGAGCCAGGATCTGTCAGCTTATAACGATATGCTGCTCATCCGCCGCTTCGAGGAAAAGTCCGGCCAGATGTACGGCATGGGACTGATCGGCGGCTTCTGCCACCTCTATATCGGCCAGGAGGCCGTCGTCGTCGGCATGCAGATGGCCACGACGGACGGCGACCAGGTGATCACGGGCTACCGCGATCACGGTCACATGCTCGCCTGCGGCATGGACGCGAAGGGCGTCATGGCCGAGCTGACGGGCCGTCGCGGCGGCCTGTCGAAGGGCAAGGGCGGCTCCATGCACATGTTCTCCAAGGAGAAGCATTTTTACGGCGGTCACGGCATCGTGGGCGCTCAGGTGTCGCTCGGCACCGGCATTGCGTTCGCGAACCATTATCGCGAGAACGGCAATGTCTGCCTGACCTATTTCGGCGACGGCGCGGCCAACCAGGGCCAGGTCTACGAAAGCTTCAACATGGCGGCGCTCTGGAAGCTGCCGGTGGTCTACGTGATCGAGAACAACCGCTACGCGATGGGCACGGCGGTGACGCGTGCGTCCGCCCAGACGGACTTCTCCAAGCGCGGCCTGTCGTTCGGCATCCCCGGAGAGCAGGTGGACGGCATGGATGTCCGTGCGGTCTACGCCGCCGGCCAGCGCGCCATCGAGCATGCCCGGACGGGCAAGGGACCGTACATCCTCGAGATGCAGACCTACCGCTATCGCGGTCATTCCATGTCCGATCCTGCGAAGTACCGCACGAAGGACGAGGTGACCCGCATGCGCGAGGAATACGATCCGATCGAGCAGGTCCGTCGTCGTCTGCTGGAGAGCTGGAAGCTGTCGGAAGACGAGCTCAAGGCCATCGACAGCAAGGTGCGCGAGATCGTCAACGAGGCGGCCGAGTTCGCCACGCACGATCCGGAGCCGGATCCATCCGAGCTCTACACGGACATCCTTCTCTAA
- a CDS encoding GFA family protein yields the protein MAGSDDRHEGRCRCGRVRFRVEGEPIVTMACHCEGCQRMTASAFSLSVLYPSDRFAVLQGEPVIGGLHGATRHFFCPHCMSWLFTRPEGMDEFVNVRTTMLEDPGRFPPFIETHTREKLPWATTPALHSFEALPPMERYPELMAEFAARNDLRPGRGAPSPS from the coding sequence ATGGCAGGTTCGGATGATCGGCACGAGGGCAGGTGCCGGTGCGGTCGGGTCAGGTTCCGCGTCGAGGGAGAACCCATCGTCACCATGGCCTGTCACTGCGAGGGCTGCCAACGCATGACTGCGAGCGCGTTCTCGTTGAGCGTCCTTTATCCGAGCGACAGGTTCGCCGTGCTGCAGGGGGAGCCCGTCATCGGCGGGCTGCACGGCGCCACGCGCCACTTCTTCTGTCCGCACTGCATGAGCTGGCTCTTCACCCGGCCGGAGGGAATGGACGAGTTCGTCAACGTGCGCACCACCATGCTCGAAGACCCGGGCCGGTTCCCGCCCTTCATCGAAACCCACACGAGAGAAAAGCTGCCATGGGCCACGACCCCGGCTCTGCACAGCTTCGAGGCACTGCCGCCGATGGAGCGCTATCCGGAGCTGATGGCAGAGTTCGCGGCGCGAAACGACCTGAGACCGGGCAGGGGCGCTCCCTCGCCGTCGTGA